In Companilactobacillus allii, one genomic interval encodes:
- a CDS encoding CAP domain-containing protein, with protein MFSNTKKVALLLAAGVLMSTSFGGTIALADTASTDTSTAVATATNAQDDSDNQVVSSSDDSTTAAQTNTATAATIQSAQDINVQAVKNAMLSELNNLRAQNGLSNLASVSVLDSYAQARTDSFTSSGVDDHAGWNSSSMYPYNLDAEENIAQMPYTMLGTTDATTIAQKITAEFYSENYDPQPNYGHRKNMLNPYINYVGIGVSVGSNGMVYFSQEMGNDQAAHSRYSTSDLYSYYLTNENDYSNASNYDLVDSKKKSADYTDRDGYTTLDLRGGVTTNNADTPVYDRYGNKTSVTLSPNSSWAADMIAVMNNTFYYHVSNNGFVVADDVTPWARFLSGTVITATKDTVIYGDDGNATSRTVAKGSQWITDRRSTNAVTGVKMYRIGTNAWLTKADLTGA; from the coding sequence ATGTTTTCTAACACGAAAAAAGTAGCCTTACTATTGGCAGCAGGTGTGTTGATGAGTACCAGCTTTGGCGGAACAATTGCTTTGGCTGATACAGCATCAACTGATACAAGCACCGCAGTTGCCACAGCCACTAATGCACAAGATGATAGTGATAATCAGGTCGTATCAAGTTCTGATGATTCTACTACGGCAGCACAGACAAATACAGCTACTGCTGCAACTATTCAATCTGCACAAGATATTAACGTTCAAGCTGTTAAGAACGCTATGCTTTCTGAATTGAATAATTTACGTGCACAAAATGGATTGAGTAATCTAGCATCTGTAAGTGTGCTAGATAGCTACGCTCAAGCTAGAACTGATAGTTTCACTTCTTCTGGTGTAGATGATCATGCAGGGTGGAATTCATCAAGTATGTATCCTTATAACTTGGATGCAGAAGAAAATATTGCACAAATGCCATATACTATGCTTGGTACAACTGATGCAACTACAATCGCCCAAAAAATAACAGCTGAATTCTATAGTGAGAATTATGACCCACAGCCTAATTACGGTCATAGAAAGAACATGCTGAATCCATACATTAATTATGTAGGTATTGGTGTTAGTGTTGGATCTAACGGTATGGTTTACTTCTCACAAGAAATGGGTAATGATCAAGCTGCTCATAGTAGATATAGTACAAGTGATTTATATAGTTATTATTTGACTAATGAAAACGATTATTCAAATGCATCCAATTATGATCTTGTAGATTCAAAGAAAAAAAGTGCAGATTATACCGATAGAGATGGATATACAACATTAGATCTACGTGGTGGGGTAACAACTAATAATGCTGATACTCCAGTTTATGATAGATATGGAAACAAAACGAGTGTTACTTTATCACCTAATAGTTCATGGGCCGCAGATATGATTGCTGTTATGAATAATACTTTCTATTATCATGTAAGTAATAATGGCTTTGTGGTCGCAGATGATGTCACACCTTGGGCAAGGTTTTTGTCAGGAACAGTAATCACTGCAACTAAAGATACAGTGATTTATGGTGATGATGGTAATGCAACATCTAGAACCGTAGCTAAAGGTTCGCAATGGATAACCGATAGACGCTCAACAAACGCCGTAACAGGTGTTAAAATGTATCGTATCGGAACTAATGCATGGTTAACTAAAGCAGACCTTACAGGTGCTTAA